The DNA window CGACTTCAGCGCTTCGCGATGATCTTCACTGAACAATTCGGCGCTGCACGCGTCACCCCGCATCGGTGCGGCGAGCCGTTCGAAATCGATCATTCCTCGTCAAGATCCTGGGCGACATGCTCCGATCGCAGGAGGCGATCGATGTGCGTGCCCTCGTCGAAGCTTTCGTCGGCGATGAATTTCAGCTTCGCGGCATATTTCATTCGCACCCGGTGCGCGACTTCGCGCTGCAGGAAGGCCGTGTTCTGGCGGAGCGCCTTGAGCACCGCTTCCTCGTCCTGACC is part of the Sphingomicrobium sp. genome and encodes:
- the rbfA gene encoding 30S ribosome-binding factor RbfA; its protein translation is MRRNETAEGRSVRLLRVGEQVRHVLSELLQRGDVHDPVLQSHLVSVTEVRMSPDLRHATVFVKPLLGQDEEAVLKALRQNTAFLQREVAHRVRMKYAAKLKFIADESFDEGTHIDRLLRSEHVAQDLDEE